In one window of Paracoccus saliphilus DNA:
- a CDS encoding DUF6494 family protein: MTDDANMSMRKFLKQVGVTSQQAIEEAMRDADTAGKSFAVKAVITIDELGMRHEISGEIKGQD, translated from the coding sequence ATGACTGACGATGCGAATATGTCGATGCGCAAGTTCCTGAAACAGGTCGGCGTCACCTCGCAACAGGCCATCGAAGAGGCAATGCGCGATGCAGATACGGCAGGCAAGAGTTTTGCCGTCAAGGCCGTCATCACCATTGACGAGCTGGGCATGCGCCACGAGATATCCGGCGAGATCAAGGGACAGGACTAA